A genomic stretch from Neodiprion fabricii isolate iyNeoFabr1 chromosome 3, iyNeoFabr1.1, whole genome shotgun sequence includes:
- the LOC124178149 gene encoding SCY1-like protein 2 produces the protein MGARTMFSKFKSSSAPNALESNPIWHYFEVGKQSATAGPEQVWRILDAYRKSDGKEVSIFLFEKRSAEKLHKPKRKETVTEILRGGVRQLERFRHPKILQVMHTVEECSETLAFASEPVLASLANVLAFQEATAIANAQSSTTTQQNVQARPMYTKEYDMLDIELKYGLLQITEALSFLHYSGHVLHRNVCPSSILITKKGTWKLAGLDFIERVNEIDGLEPVTCHPWTSRLPKMAQPNLDYIAPEVQQDSICSILSDMFSLGMVICAVFNQGRSLIQSNHSCSAYLKQIEGLEEHVNNILPRVPVPLQEAVVRLLHKDRRQRPTAQLLSLIKYFSDPSVHALQFLDVINMKDPTQKTHFYKNTLKEVLPYIPRKLWYQHIWPYLQLESKSQEVLAAVLQPMLYIIQDSTVEEYESIILPTFRAVFSTPKSIQATVILLENLHLILEKTPRDDIRSEVLPMLYASFESTTTQVQAAALVAVSNVTEYLDDMAIRRMVLPKLKGVFEKNSGDVRIMSNVLSCIECILERLDKQQIIDEVLPLLWEVKLQEPEIAIRVVNIYRLMLNDKKYGLSVNLMATRVMPSLLPQTVNPALNLEQFTILLEVLQEMLNHIDRNQRNKLKLDNLSLPSPERHRPLRHQYSSDNMHAPPFNIPNLRIEQRKTSSAEDMARKNSIGSMSMTASAENMARKNSMAGMLGSWWFGSSSSTNDGNFLRVANAFPNRRLSDNTLMTPKIRIAPSCASSPGGTPGGGLPIRRHSSTGPQERRGSNINLSPPTGGGMPITSSSVPYLLSSSMNSIRGTRRPSVSSTSSQQGSGLLHQFGSGMYQLFSGRS, from the exons GAAGTGTCAATATTTCTTTTTGAGAAACGATCGGCGGAAAAATTGCATAAACCTAAGCGAAAAGAAACGGTCACTGAAATTTTACGAGGTGGTGTTCGTCAGCTGGAACGTTTCCGGCATCCAAAAATCTTGCAG GTGATGCACACAGTCGAAGAATGTTCGGAGACACTTGCATTCGCCTCGGAACCAGTTTTGGCAAGTCTCGCGAATGTTCTTGCATTTCAGGAAGCAACCGCAATCGCTAACGCACAATCCTCAACTACGACTCAGCAAAATGTACAAGCTCGTCCGATGTATACCAAAGAATATGACATGCTTGATATAGAACTAAAATACGGATTATTACAG ATAACAGAAGCTTTATCGTTCCTCCATTACAGCGGTCACGTTCTACACAGGAACGTGTGTCCGAGCAGTATCTTGATTACAAAAAAAGGCACTTGGAAATTGGCTGGTCTCGATTTTATTG AACGTGTGAATGAAATTGATGGTCTGGAGCCAGTTACATGCCATCCTTGGACGTCTAGGCTGCCTAAAATGGCTCAGCCTAATCTCGATTATATTG CTCCGGAAGTTCAACAGGACTCAATATGTAGCATATTGAGCGACATGTTCAGCCTGGGAATGGTCATCTGCGCGGTATTCAACCAAGGTCGTTCCTTGATACAATCGAATCATAGCTGCTCTGCTTATTTAAAGCAAATTGAAGGC CTAGAAGAACATGTGAACAACATTCTACCACGAGTTCCTGTACCTCTTCAAGAAGCTGTTGTCAGGCTTCTCCATAAAGACAGGAGACAACGGCCTACAGCGCAACTTCTCTCgctgataaaatatttcag CGATCCATCTGTCCATGCCCTTCAGTTTCTCGATGTGATAAATATGAAGGACCCTACACAAAAGACTCATTTCTATAAGAATACTCTGAAGGAAGTGCTTCCATATATTCCTAGA AAACTATGGTATCAACATATTTGGCCATACCTTCAACTGGAGTCAAAGTCTCAAGAGGTACTTGCCGCAGTCTTACAGCCCATGTTGTACATAATTCAAGACAGTACAGTTGAAGAATACGAGTCAATAATACTACCGACATTCAG AGCAGTCTTCTCGACTCCAAAATCGATACAAGCTACGGTAATATTGTTGGAAAATTTGCATCTAATATTGGAGAAGACTCCGCGTGACGATATCCGATCAGAAGTCTTGCCCATGCTGTACGCGTCATTTGAAAGTACAACGACTCAAGTCCAG GCCGCAGCCTTGGTCGCTGTATCAAACGTCACCGAATATCTAGATGACATGGCCATACGACGTATGGTTTTACCGAAATTGAAGGGAGTATTTGAGAAGAATTCAGGCGACGTCAGAATCATGTCGAACGTTTTGTCGTGCATCGAGTGCATATTGGAGCGGCTTGACAAGCAGCAAATTATCGACGAAGTGCTGCCTCTGTTATGGGAGGTCAAACTTCAGGAGCCCGAAATTGCTATTCGGGTTGTAA ACATTTATAGGCTGATGTTGAACGACAAGAAATATGGACTTTCTGTAAATTTAATGGCAACACGCGTAATGCCGTCTTTGCTGCCTCAGACAGTAAATCCTGCTTTAAATTTAGAGCAATTTACTATTCTCCTAGAAGTGTTACAAGAAATGCTGAATCACATAGACAG AAAtcaaagaaacaaattgaaattggacAATCTGTCGCTTCCGAGTCCAGAAAGACATCGTCCATTGCGTCATCAATATAGCTCTGATAACATGCACGCACCTCCATTCAACATTCCCAATCTACGTATCGAACAGAGAAAAACATCGTCGGCCGAAGACATGGCTAGAAAGAACTCAATTG GTTCGATGTCGATGACTGCGTCAGCTGAAAATATGGCTAGAAAAAATTCCATGGCTG GCATGCTTGGAAGCTGGTGGTTCGGTTCGTCGTCCTCTACAAACGACGGAAATTTCTTGCGCGTGGCAAACGCTTTTCCGAACCGTCGGCTTTCGGACAACACCCTGATGACGCCGAAAATACGCATAGCTCCTTCTTGCGCCAGCTCACCCGGCGGTACTCCGGGAGGAGGTTTACCAATTCGACGCCATTCTAGCACCGGGCCCCAAGAGCGGCGCGGGTCAAATATTAACCTTTCACCGCCAACG GGTGGTGGTATGCCGATCACGAGTAGTAGTGTTCCATATCTGCTAAGTTCAAGCATGAACAGCATTCGTGGCACTCGGCGGCCATCCGTGTCGTCGACATCTTCGCAGCAAGGCAGCGGGCTGCTTCACCAGTTTGGCTCCGGCATG tATCAACTATTCTCTGGACGTTCATAA